DNA from Candidatus Methylomirabilota bacterium:
TCGGCTTGAATCCGAAACTCTTCGAGGGCGGCCGTCAGGGCATCGGTAAGCTTGAACGCCTCAGGCCGTAACTCCAGTCGCCCCGCCTCGACCTTTGAGAGGTCTAACAGGTCGTTGATCAGTTGCAGAAGATGCATTCCGGAATTGTGGATGTGGCGAAGGAATCCTGCCTGCTTCTCGCTCATGGGACCATGGATCCCGGCCTCGAGGAGTTCTGAAAACCCAAGGATGCTGTTGAGCGGCGTCCGCAGTTCGTGGGACATGTTCGCGAGAAACTGCGATTTGTGGCGGGAGGCTTCCTCGGCCTTACGAGTCGCCTCCTGGAGCTGCGCATTCGTAGCCTGGAGCTCTCGCGTGCGCTCCTCAACTGTAGCCTCAAGCTGGACGGCTACCATGCGCTGCGTCTCATAGAGCCGCGCATACTCGATCGCGAGGGCAGCCTGGGTCGCGAAGAGCTGGAACAGCTCGCGCGTGGTGGGGTCGAGGGGGCGGCGGCTGTGCTTCCGGTCCCCCCCAAAAACTCCAATCGCCTGCCCCTGAACCACCAGGGGCACAATCGCGAACACCGGAGAGCTCAAGGCCTCAATCTGGTCATACGGTGGCTGGAGCCGGAGCGGCTCGGGGAGAGGTGCCCGGCCATCCCAGACAACCATCTGCTGGGTACGGTAGGCCTCGGCCAGTGCGCCTCCTGCCGGCCCAATCGGGACACAGATCGCTGCGAGCGGCTCCTCTACCCCAAGGCTGGCCACTGCCCGTAGTTCACGCTGCTCTGGGTCGACAAGCAGGATATTGACGCGGTCCAGCTCCAACACTGTCTGGGCGGTCTCGAGGAGACGGTCAAGTCGCTCATGAAGTTCCAGCGGCATCTGGATCTCCAGACTCGCCAGATACAAGGCCCGCAGTACCTCCTGTTGGCGCTGAAGCTGCTGGGTACGCTCCTGGACCTTCGCCTCAAGATCCTTGGAATAGTTCTCCAGGCTCTTCTTCGAGTCTGTGAGTTGAACGTTCAGGTCGCAAATCTCTTCAAAACTGGCAAAGAGGAGCTCGATGATCTGCTGTTTGTCAGGGGAGATGGTGATGTCCCGGCCGTTCGCTCGCACGGCGACCTCCATCTCGAATCGACCCGCTTTTCGCAGCTCCAGGTGCTCAAATATCCGCCGGATCCGCTCCAAGAGGTAGTCGTCTTCGAAAGGCTTCGTAATGAAGTTATCGGCGCCTCGCTCCAGACCTTTGAGGATGTCGAGAGGTGTCTTTCGTTCAGTGAGGAGGACAAATGGAATTCGCTTGCTCGTCTCGCTCGACCTCACTGCCTGGCAGAAGGCGTAACCATCCATCTCGGGCATGATGACGTCGGAAATGATAAGGTCGGGCAGCGCCGACTGAATGCGCTGAAGCCCCTCGCGGCCATTTGCGGCCGTTTCAACCCGATAGTCCTCCCCCTCCAGCAGAAGGCGGATCCGTTCCGCCTGCGTCGGACTATCCTCCACCAAGAGAATCCTACGTTCCATAATCGTGACCTCCTAGCCGTGACTTACCAGGGAGCGGATCGCTCCCACGATCTGCTCCGGCGAGAGCACATGCTCGACCGCCCCCAGGCGGATGGCCTCTGCCGGCATCCCAAAAATTACGCAACTCTCCTCATCCTGGGCGATCGTCACCCCGCCAGCCTCCCGAAGCCGCTTGAGACCAGCCGCGCCGTCCCGCCCCATCCCGGTCAGGAGGATGCCGAGAGCGGATCGGCCAAAGGCCTCTGCCACTGACTGAAAGAGATAGGAAGCCGACGGGCAGAAACCGTCCTCGATCGGCTCCTTCGTCAACCGAATCCGGCCCTCCTTCGTGATCCCCGTCTGAGAACCCTCCGGCGCAAGGTAGACAGTGCCCGGCCGGGTCGCTTCCCCTGACTCGGCCAGCTTTACCGTGAGGCGAGTCCCCTCGGCGAGCCATTCGGCGAACCCCCCTGTGAACCCCGGCGCGATGTGTTGCACGACGAGGATAGGCGCCCAGAGGTCGCGGGGTAGCTTTGCCAGAATGTCAGCGATGATCTGAGGGGCGCCGGTGGACCCGCCGATTGCGATGAGTCTGATCGTTCCGTCCGCCATGGCCCAAAGCGGAGAAGGCGGCGTCGAACGTTCGCGCTTCGGCCATCGCCGGACTACCTTCACCTCCGCCATAAGCTTCACCGTCTCCAGGAGCCGCCGGGTACCCTCGGCCTGCGCCGAATGATCCGGGCCGCAAGGCTTTTCAACCACTGTTAAGGCGCCGGCCTTGAGGGCCTCGAAGGCTGTGGCCGCTTCATAGCGGGTGGAGCTGGCGCTGACCATCACGATAGGCGTGGGAACACGCTCCATGATCTGACGGGTCGCCTCATAGCCGTTCATCCGAGGCATGTGGACGTCCATCACGATGACGTCTGGTTTAAGCCGTTCGGCCTGCTCCACGGCGTCCAGACCGTCCCGGGCTGTGCCAACGACCTGAAGCGCAGGATCCTGGTTAAGCAAAAAGGTCAGATATTCCCGCACCGTCGCCGAATCATCGGCTACGAGTATCCGGATCATGCGTCCTCCGCTCTCCCCACCCCCCAACCCCTGCTTTACACCAGCCGACGGATGAACTCCAAGAGGCTCGATTGGTCAAAACTTGACTTGAGGATGTACGCGTTCGCGCCAACCTCGATCCCCCGCTCCTTGTTTTCTCGGGACTCCAGTGCAGTCACCAGGACCACCGGAAGTTCGGACAGCTTCCGGTCGGCCCGTATCCGGGTTGTCAGATCGAAGCCGTCCATTCGGGGCATGTCCACGTCGGAGACGACAAGGTCGAACTCCTCAGTGTTGAGGAGCGTCCAGGCCTCCATCCCGTCTACTGCCACCTTTACCTGGTAGCCCGCCGCCTCCAGGAGGTTCTTCTCCATCGTCCGGGTGGTGATGGAATCGTCCACCACAAGCAGGACCGGCTGACGGTCTTTTTCCTCGTGTGCGACCGCTTTCACCGGTGGGCAAGTGATCTCTCGAATCGACCTCAGGAGATCCGCGGGGCGGAGGATCAGCACCACCTGGCCGGTTCCCAGGAGGCCCGCCGCAGCGACATTCTTGACCCGGACGAGCGGGGGCCCGATCTCCTTCACCAGCACCTCCCGGTCCCCCAGGATCTCTTCGACCAGAAGCCCCACCTGCGCCTCGCCGGATTTCACGATAATGCACGGCCGCTTGCGTCCGGGCTCCGGCTGGTCTGCCGCCTCTGAAAGTCCGAGCAGTCCGCTGAGACGGGCGATGGAAAGCGGTTGGCCGTTCCAGCGGATCGCTTCGCGCCCCTCCACGTGCTCGACCGCATCATGTGCGACGCGGATCGCTTGCTCGATGGCCTCGGTGGGAAGGAGGAAGGGCTGCCCGCCCGCCTGGACCAGAAGACCGCGAAACGTCGTGATCGTCGCGGGGAGGATCGCTCGCACCGTCGTCCCCACTCCTGCCCGCGTCTCTGTCCGGATCTGGCCCCCCAGACGCTCCACTCGCTCCTTCACGATGGCCAGACCCAAGCCGTGGCCTGAGAGATCGGTCACGATGGGGCTGGTACTGAGACCGGAGCGAAAGAGAAGGTCCAGGGTTTGGTCGCCCGTCAACGCCTCCGCCGCCTCGGCGGTCAGGAGGCGCGCCCGAATCGCCGCCGCCTTTACCCGGCCCAGGTCGATCCCGTCCCCATCATCCTCAGCGCGGATCTCGATGCGACCCCCCTCCAGCGCGCTGATGGTTACTACCACGCGCCCTCGACGTGATTTGCCCGCCTCTACCCTGGCTTCAGGCATTTCGATCCCGTGGTCGATGGCGTTTCGCACAAGATGGATCAACGGCTCCTTCATCGCTTCCAAGACCTTCCGGTCCACCTCCAGGTCGGCCCCATAGGCCACCCACTCAACCTCTTTGCCGTGCGTTCGTGCCAAATCACGGACCATTCGCGGGAAAAGGTCCAGGACGGTTGAGCTGGGCGTGAGCCTCGTCCGCCGCAGCTCTTCATACAGGCCATCCACCGCCCTGCTGATGGTCCGCTGATCGCCGGCAAGATGGCGAAGCAGATCCTCGGCCTGAGCCTCCACCGCCTGAAGTTCAGATCCCCATCCCCTGACACCCGCTCTTAACCGCTTGAGCGCCTCGACCAGCGCCTTGGCTTCTCGCACCCGCTCATCGGCAGCGAGCTTTGGCACCAGAAGGTCTTCTGCCTGAAGAAGCAGGACGTCCAGCTTGGCCGTGGCGAGCCGGACGCTGTCCGCGTGGGGAATGGGAGATGGGGGTGAAGCGGGGGATTGGGGATTGGGGGTTGGGGGTTGGACTCTGATCCCTAACCCTTGATCCCTAACCCCCGTCTCATTCACCGCTTTCTCGAGGCATCGAATCAGATCAGGCACCACCGTCGAATCGGCGCTGCCTGCCAAGAGGCGGGCGACGCCATCGACTGCTTCCTGGAGGCGATTCAGGATCGGCTGGCTCAGTACGAGCTGGCCGCGTGTGGCTCGGCTCAGCACCGACTCACACGCCTGGCAAATGGTCTCTACATCCATCAGGCTGACGGAGCGCGCGGCTCCCTTCAGCGTGTGGACCTCCCGAAACGTCGCCTCAACGACCTCGCACATCTCGGCAGGCGGCAACCCGCGGTCCAGCGCCAGCAGGTTCTCCGTAAGGGCCTGAAGATGCTCCTCGGCCTCGATCCGGAACGTAACCAGCAGCCGGGCCTTGAAGTCGTTCTCTCGATTCGCCATCGCTGAAACTCTCTGTTACCCGGTTCTCCGCCCATTGCCCGATACCCCGACGAGCCCCTTGAGCCCTCCGGCCTGCTCGTTCAGGGCTCGGGCGGCCTGTTCGACCTGTCGCGTCGAGGCCATGTTCTGGGTGGAGGCCTGCTGGATGTTCTGCATAGCATGCGCCACTTGTTCCATCCCCGCTACCTGCTGCTGAGCGGAGGCCAGGATCTGCTGGGCCGCCTGGGCGGACTCGGCCAGGCTCTCGGCCAGGAGTCGGATAGCCTCGCCGCCTCGGCCCGCCACGCCGACCCCGACCTCCGAGGCCTTGACGCCCTGCTCGGTCGCCATCACCGCCGCCTGCGTCGCCCGCTGGATCTCGTTGAGGATCGCCCGCACCTGTGCCGTCGCCTGCTTGGACTGCTCGGCCAGCGCCTTGACCTCGGCCGCGACCACGGCAAAGCCCTTCCCGACTTCCCCGGCCTTGGCCGCCTCGATGGCAGCGTTCACGGCCAGAAGGTTCGACTGCTCAGCGAGGTCATTGACGCTGGCGATGATCTCGCCGATGGCCTGCCCCTGCTCGCTCAGGGCCAGGATCCGCTCCGCAATGGCCTCCATCCGCGCCTTGGTCTCCTGCATCCCCTTGATGCTCTCCTCTACGGCTCGCCGCCCGTCCTGGGAGACCATCGCGGTCTTCTGCGCGGCCTCCGTCACAGCGCGCGCCTTCTGGGCCGACACCTGCGCGGTCTGCTTCACTTCATCAACTGTCGTGGAGGTCTCCTGGACCGCCGTCGCCTCTTCCGCCGTCCCCGAGGCCTGCTGGGTGGTGGCGGCGAGGATCTCCGTACTCGTCGAGGAAAGCTGCCCGACCGCCTCCCGGATAGCCTGGAAGAGTTTGTCCCTTTCCTCCTCCGCCCGCTTGCGCTCGGTATCCATCCGATCGAGTGACACGGCGGTTGACCAAATCACGATGGCGAAAATGATGATGCTCGTTACGACGACAAGCGAGAGGCCAAACTCTGCCTCGTAATGCTCCGCCCGCTGGCCCTCCAATGTCAACCACCCCAGGACGAATGGGACCCCAATCGCGACGAGCAACAAACGACGCGCGATGATGCCCCCCATACTTTCGTTTACGATTGCCGTCATGAGCCCACGGTCTGGACGCGCGAACATGATGCCGGCGCAGAGCACGACGAACGTCACCACCGTGTGAATGGCCATATTCGTGTAGGCGGCGACGCCATAGAGTGCTTTAACGTTGTAGGCATAACCCACCAGCGCCAACAAGGCAACCACCGCTGCGATGAGCGTGAGGATCTGAGCTGGCCGGCGGCTACGGTCGGTCTCCGAGTCCAGAAGCAGCAGCGCGCAGCCCACGAGCAGAAAATTTACGGCAGTATTGGGTGCCATCCGGCCTGGTTGAGATGTTGCGAGAGCCCCGACCGCTTCCTTGAACAGCATCTGGTCGATGCCGAGATCTCGACTGAACACGAATTGGGTAAGCGTGAGCAGGCCAACCAGGCCAACCGCGAAGGCACACCCTCGCGCGATGCGACGTGTTCGTTGCTCCTTAGATTGCGCCAGTGAGAGTCGCAGCGACACGCCGGCCAGAACGAAGGCGATCGCGGTATTGGCCTTCATCGTGACTAAGTTAGGCAGGACGCTTTTCAGCGTTGCGATGTCGAGAATCCAGCCAACGAGTACCAGACAACCGATAAGAATAACGGTCGTACCGGAAGCGTATGACAGGTATCGGAGCGAAGAAACGAGAGGCGGATTGGTTTGAGTTGTCATCGTTTAGGCGCGCCTTCCATTCCTCGAGGCCGCAACAAGCCCCTTGAGCCCTCCGGCCAGCCCGTTCAGGGCCCGGGCGGCCTGTTCGACCTGTCGCGTCGAGGCCATGTTCTGGGTGGAGGCCTGCTGGATATTCTGCATGGCCAGCGCCACTTGATCCACCCCTACCACCTGCTGCTGCGCGGAGGCCAGGATCTGCTGGGCCGCCTGGGCGGACTCGGTCAGCCTCTCGGCCAGGAGCCGGATGGCCTCGCCGCCTCGGGCCGCCACGCCGACCCCGGCCTCCGAGGCCTTGACGCCCTGCTCAGCCGCCATCACCGCCGCCTGAGTAGCCCGCTGGATCTCGTTCAGGATCCCTCGCACCTGTGTCGTCGCCTGCTTAGACTGCTCGGCCAGCGCCTTGACCTCGGCCGCGACCACGGCAAAGCCCTTCCCGGCTTCTCCGGCCTTGGCCGCCTAGATGGCCGCGTTCACCGCGAGGAGGTTTGACTGCTCCGCCAGATCGTTGACGGCGGTGATGATCTCACCGATAGCCTGACCCTGCTCGCTCAGTGTCAGGATCCGCTCGGCGATGGTCTCCATCCGTCCCTTGGTCTCGTGCATCCCCTTGATACTCTCCTCCACAGCCCGTCGGCCCTCCTGGGAGACCTGCGCGATTTGCTGCACGCCCTCTGTCACGGCGCGCGCCTTCTGCGCCGACACCTGGGCGGTCTGCTTCACCTCGTCCACAGTCGTGGAGGTCTCCTGGACCGCCGTCGCCTCTTCTGCCGTCCCCGAGGCCTGCTGAGTGGTGGCGGCGAGGATCTCTGAACACGCGGAGGCCAGGGTCCCGATCGTCTGGCGCAGGGGGCGGGTGATTGAGCGCGTCAACCCCCATGTAATGACGACTCCGGAGGCGAGCGCAAGTCCCGAAACGATGAGCATCGCCCACAACGCCTGAGATGCCCCGGTAACCGCTGACCGTACAACTTCTCGCGTACGGGCGCCTTGCAATTCGACGAGGTGGGCGACCAGGGTATCTCGCTGCTGCCGGACGGGCAGAACCCGCTCTGTACGTATACGAAGCGCATCAGCGTGACGACCAGCCCGCTGGGCCGCCATCGAGGACCGGATGGCTCCTTCCCAGGCGTTCAAGAGATTGAGCGGCTCTCCCCAGCCTGTCTTCAGCTCTGCAGTACCAGCCTGATCCCGCAACTCTGTCATGACCCGGCGGACCTCGGCGTTCGCCTCATCAACATCCTTGAGGAGACTTTCGTCCGGTACCAGGAGGTAGCGGAGGAAAATATCAGTTGCCCTGTCGATGGCGCTGTCCCCCCTCCGTACGGCCCCAAGATCTCTCTCCTGGGCGTGGATCACAGTCTCGAACGTTTCAGCGGTCCGGGAGAGGGCAATGTATCCTACCCCAGCCACCACCATGAGGAGCACCAGGATCACCGCATACCCAACCGTAATTCGCTGCCCCACTGTCCATTTCATGCCGCTCTCCTATTCATCACGTTCTCCTAACCACCGACCTCGTCGTTCACGACGATCCGCGGATCCCGGGTCAGCGCCTCCAGGTCCAGAACCGCGATCATTTCTCCCGTAATGCTTCGGATGCAGGCCTGGCGACCGGCGCTGAGGGTCGCTGGAGGGGGCGCGATCTCGTGAGCCGCCACCCGGATGGACCCTGCCACGGCGTCGGCGAAGATCCCGAACGTCATCCCTCCAGCCTCCACCGCCACAACCCGGCCCCCCTCGGTGATACCTTGCCCAGGCAGATTGAACAGCCTTCGGAGGTCCAGGACCGGCAGGATGCACCCGCGGTGGTTGACTACGCCGAGAATGACCGGCGGCGTGCATGGCACAGGCGTCAGCTCCCGGAGAGAAATCACCCCCCTGACGTGAGCCGTCTCAATGCCGTATCGCTCCCCCGGAAGCGAGAAGACCAGCAAGTCAAGAACCTCTGCAGAGGTTCGGACCTCCACCAAGGGCTTCGCCAGCGCTTGAGCTCGGCCCCTCAAGATTCGCTTCACCTCTTCAGGGAGAGGACTCCCGCCGGCTTCCAGAGTCCGCCGTGTTTGCTCCAGCCGGGAGTGGGTCACCTGCCAGTTGACCGCCGGTCGAGTCTCGTTCATGAGGGCATCTCCAGATACGCCCTGGCAGTCTCAAGAAGCCGGCCCGCGGTCAGGCCGTCGCCGCCCGCCACCGCTTCTTCGCGCGGGACGGAGTTCAGTAAACTCACGACGGTCTCCATGGAGCGCCGCCCCCGCTTGCGCTGTCCCTGCCGAAGGAGGAGGCTGCCCAGAAGAAAGTGGGCGGCGGCGGAATCCGGGGCCAGGTAGATGGCCCGTCGAAGGGCTTCCAGAGCCAAAGGGATTTCTCCTCGCTCATGACAGACCGCGGCCAACAGCAGGTGGGCCCCGGGGTCCAGCCGATCCTGCACCAGCGCGGCCTCGCACAGCTCGCGAGCCGCCTCAAGCTTACCTTGGTCAGCCAGGGCCTGGGCACGCTGGAGATCGGATGGCGTCTCTGGCGGCGCCTCGGTTAGCTTCGTTTCCGAGAGTATAAGCGGATCCGCTTGCTCCATGTGCCGTGGCTCTTGCATTGGACTGTCTGCCACTCTCCACCCGCTGTCCACCTCCGGCGCGGAGTTGAAGTCGGAAAGCGGAAGGTTAGCGGCGAACTCTTCCCCCTTCCGGTAAAGAATGGCGGCGCGGAAAGTAACAGTCACCAGAGGGTGGTAGAGTTCGACTGACGCCTCGGCAGGGCTCACCGCCAGCCATCCTCCCCTCACCAGCGCCCGTTCGAGTAGGACCGTGGCCGCCTGTTGAGCCTCACGAGTGAAATACATGAGGACGTTGCGACAGAGGATCAGGTCCACAGCGCTCGTGTTGGTCACCACACCCGGATAGCCATCCTTGGCCAGGTTAAGCGGTGCAAAGGTGACCATCCGCCGAATTCTCGGATCCACCTCGAACGTCTCCGCGCTCAGGCGGTGGAAGTATCGATCCCGGATCCACTGGGGAGTCTCCCGGAAGGACCATTCCCGGTAGCGCCCTCGCCGCGCTGTCTCAAGAGCATCAGGGTTAATGTCGGTGGCCAGAATCGTGAGGGCCCAGTCGGCGAGATCGGGGAGCAGGCGATCCAGCAGAATGGCGAGGGAGTAAGGCTCTTCTCCCGTCGCGCATCCGGCGCTCCAGAGCCGGAGCCGTCGGTTTCTCTCCGTCCGGCGGCCGGTAATGAGCGATGGGAGAACGTGCTGCTCCAGCGCCTCGAAGAGGGCACCATCGCGGAAGAAATAGGTCTCGCCTACGGTCAAGTGGCTCGCCAGCCGCCTCCACTCCGCGCTCTCATCCGGTAAGGTTGCGAGCCAGGCCAGATACGTCTCCGGCGCGGAGACGGATGAGGTGTGACAGGCTTGGACGAGACCCCTCTCCAAGTCGGCTTGACGTCCCCTGGAGAAGTCCAGGCCCAACCGGCCGGCAATAAGCGTCTGCGCCTGAAGGTACAACTCCTCTGACAGCCTCAATTCTCTAACTCTTCCAAGGCTGTCGTGAGGCGTTGTTCTTCATTCAGCGAGAGGCATGCTTCCACATCGTGGATGAAGAGGAGGCCGTCAGCGAGCGAGACGATCCCCGCCACGTGACCGATCCCGGGGAGGAGCGCGTCCGGCCGGGTAATGGTCTCCTGTGCAACATCCCTCACCCCCAACACCTCGTCGGCCGTCAAGGCCAGGATTCGCCGGCTCGTCCGGACCATCAGCAGGCGGGCAGTCAGGCCGTAGTCGCGGAGGGGCAGACCAAGGCGGCGCCGGAGATCGATGACCGGAATAACCTGGCCATGGAGGTTCATCACGCCGAGAACCACCGCCGGGGCCTGCGGGAGCGGCGATACTTCGACCATCGGCAAGACCCGCTCAACGTTGTTGAGAGGCACTGCATAGCGCTGCCCCTCGATGTCGAAGACGACCAACCGAAGTGTAGAGCTCTGAACGTCTTGATCGGACCTGTCTGTCAGCCAGGCAGGCAGATCACGCTTCATGGCAAGATCACCGCAAGATCACCCACGCCTCGCTCCGTCCAAGCAGAACGAATCGCCGTTTGTTTTATGCATCAATATACGTATAAGTACGTGTTTTCCCCTAATTTTCACAATATGTCAAGATATTTTTGAATATATCATTGTTAACTTACACTCTACTGGTCCTATTAAAGCGTAGTTGAACAGATTTTTGCCATATTATGCTACAGGGGAGCAGCTTACGGTGGAATCCCTTAAAGGCGGTCTTCAGAATACGTGATCAGGACGCGGTAACCCAGCGAAGCCAGTCGCTCCGCGGCTGTCTTGGCTTCGGGGTGGGAGACGAACTGTCCAACCCGGACGCGGTAGTAGACCTCCCCGTTGATCTGGGCCTTCACCAGGTACACACCTGCACCCTTTTGCTCCAGCTCCGCCTTCAGCGCGAGGGCGTTCGACTCCTCGACAAATGAGGCCACCTGCACCGAATAGCGGGCCGGGCCGGGAGCCGGCTGCGGCGCCTGGGTCAGCCGAACCCTGACCGGCGCTACACCGGGTCCGACCACCCCGAGCAACCGGGCCGAGGCATACGACAGGTCGATAATCCGACCGTCCACAAACGGCCCGCGATCATTGATTCTGACGGTGAGAGAACGGCCGTTAGTGAGATTGATCACCTCCACCCAGCTTCCGAGCGGGATCTCGCGGTGAGCGGCTGTAAGCTGATACATATCGTACACCTCGCCGCTGCTGGTGCGGCGACCATGATACGGATGACCGTACCAGGACGCCAGCCCCTTCTCGCCCGATGGGTCCTCCCATGCGCGCGGCCCCCGGCTGATCGACGCACACGACGTCAG
Protein-coding regions in this window:
- a CDS encoding response regulator, whose protein sequence is MERRILLVEDSPTQAERIRLLLEGEDYRVETAANGREGLQRIQSALPDLIISDVIMPEMDGYAFCQAVRSSETSKRIPFVLLTERKTPLDILKGLERGADNFITKPFEDDYLLERIRRIFEHLELRKAGRFEMEVAVRANGRDITISPDKQQIIELLFASFEEICDLNVQLTDSKKSLENYSKDLEAKVQERTQQLQRQQEVLRALYLASLEIQMPLELHERLDRLLETAQTVLELDRVNILLVDPEQRELRAVASLGVEEPLAAICVPIGPAGGALAEAYRTQQMVVWDGRAPLPEPLRLQPPYDQIEALSSPVFAIVPLVVQGQAIGVFGGDRKHSRRPLDPTTRELFQLFATQAALAIEYARLYETQRMVAVQLEATVEERTRELQATNAQLQEATRKAEEASRHKSQFLANMSHELRTPLNSILGFSELLEAGIHGPMSEKQAGFLRHIHNSGMHLLQLINDLLDLSKVEAGRLELRPEAFKLTDALTAALEEFRIQADGKGVALSLHLGEAPDILVADPLRFKQILYNLLSNAVKFTPASGSVTVTARTVRCAAEHTSETPEWVEIVVQDNGIGIKAEDLSRLFQEFTQLDSSIGKPQQGTGLGLALTKRLVALHGGFVTATSPGEGQGSTLTVTLPLPS
- a CDS encoding chemotaxis response regulator protein-glutamate methylesterase, with product MIRILVADDSATVREYLTFLLNQDPALQVVGTARDGLDAVEQAERLKPDVIVMDVHMPRMNGYEATRQIMERVPTPIVMVSASSTRYEAATAFEALKAGALTVVEKPCGPDHSAQAEGTRRLLETVKLMAEVKVVRRWPKRERSTPPSPLWAMADGTIRLIAIGGSTGAPQIIADILAKLPRDLWAPILVVQHIAPGFTGGFAEWLAEGTRLTVKLAESGEATRPGTVYLAPEGSQTGITKEGRIRLTKEPIEDGFCPSASYLFQSVAEAFGRSALGILLTGMGRDGAAGLKRLREAGGVTIAQDEESCVIFGMPAEAIRLGAVEHVLSPEQIVGAIRSLVSHG
- a CDS encoding response regulator; this translates as MANRENDFKARLLVTFRIEAEEHLQALTENLLALDRGLPPAEMCEVVEATFREVHTLKGAARSVSLMDVETICQACESVLSRATRGQLVLSQPILNRLQEAVDGVARLLAGSADSTVVPDLIRCLEKAVNETGVRDQGLGIRVQPPTPNPQSPASPPSPIPHADSVRLATAKLDVLLLQAEDLLVPKLAADERVREAKALVEALKRLRAGVRGWGSELQAVEAQAEDLLRHLAGDQRTISRAVDGLYEELRRTRLTPSSTVLDLFPRMVRDLARTHGKEVEWVAYGADLEVDRKVLEAMKEPLIHLVRNAIDHGIEMPEARVEAGKSRRGRVVVTISALEGGRIEIRAEDDGDGIDLGRVKAAAIRARLLTAEAAEALTGDQTLDLLFRSGLSTSPIVTDLSGHGLGLAIVKERVERLGGQIRTETRAGVGTTVRAILPATITTFRGLLVQAGGQPFLLPTEAIEQAIRVAHDAVEHVEGREAIRWNGQPLSIARLSGLLGLSEAADQPEPGRKRPCIIVKSGEAQVGLLVEEILGDREVLVKEIGPPLVRVKNVAAAGLLGTGQVVLILRPADLLRSIREITCPPVKAVAHEEKDRQPVLLVVDDSITTRTMEKNLLEAAGYQVKVAVDGMEAWTLLNTEEFDLVVSDVDMPRMDGFDLTTRIRADRKLSELPVVLVTALESRENKERGIEVGANAYILKSSFDQSSLLEFIRRLV
- a CDS encoding MCP four helix bundle domain-containing protein — translated: MKWTVGQRITVGYAVILVLLMVVAGVGYIALSRTAETFETVIHAQERDLGAVRRGDSAIDRATDIFLRYLLVPDESLLKDVDEANAEVRRVMTELRDQAGTAELKTGWGEPLNLLNAWEGAIRSSMAAQRAGRHADALRIRTERVLPVRQQRDTLVAHLVELQGARTREVVRSAVTGASQALWAMLIVSGLALASGVVITWGLTRSITRPLRQTIGTLASACSEILAATTQQASGTAEEATAVQETSTTVDEVKQTAQVSAQKARAVTEGVQQIAQVSQEGRRAVEESIKGMHETKGRMETIAERILTLSEQGQAIGEIITAVNDLAEQSNLLAVNAAI
- a CDS encoding purine-binding chemotaxis protein CheW, with the protein product MNETRPAVNWQVTHSRLEQTRRTLEAGGSPLPEEVKRILRGRAQALAKPLVEVRTSAEVLDLLVFSLPGERYGIETAHVRGVISLRELTPVPCTPPVILGVVNHRGCILPVLDLRRLFNLPGQGITEGGRVVAVEAGGMTFGIFADAVAGSIRVAAHEIAPPPATLSAGRQACIRSITGEMIAVLDLEALTRDPRIVVNDEVGG
- a CDS encoding tetratricopeptide repeat protein, encoding MRLSEELYLQAQTLIAGRLGLDFSRGRQADLERGLVQACHTSSVSAPETYLAWLATLPDESAEWRRLASHLTVGETYFFRDGALFEALEQHVLPSLITGRRTERNRRLRLWSAGCATGEEPYSLAILLDRLLPDLADWALTILATDINPDALETARRGRYREWSFRETPQWIRDRYFHRLSAETFEVDPRIRRMVTFAPLNLAKDGYPGVVTNTSAVDLILCRNVLMYFTREAQQAATVLLERALVRGGWLAVSPAEASVELYHPLVTVTFRAAILYRKGEEFAANLPLSDFNSAPEVDSGWRVADSPMQEPRHMEQADPLILSETKLTEAPPETPSDLQRAQALADQGKLEAARELCEAALVQDRLDPGAHLLLAAVCHERGEIPLALEALRRAIYLAPDSAAAHFLLGSLLLRQGQRKRGRRSMETVVSLLNSVPREEAVAGGDGLTAGRLLETARAYLEMPS
- a CDS encoding purine-binding chemotaxis protein CheW is translated as MKRDLPAWLTDRSDQDVQSSTLRLVVFDIEGQRYAVPLNNVERVLPMVEVSPLPQAPAVVLGVMNLHGQVIPVIDLRRRLGLPLRDYGLTARLLMVRTSRRILALTADEVLGVRDVAQETITRPDALLPGIGHVAGIVSLADGLLFIHDVEACLSLNEEQRLTTALEELEN
- a CDS encoding septal ring lytic transglycosylase RlpA family protein: MLRIRQSAMLVLPLLLLLFLTSCASISRGPRAWEDPSGEKGLASWYGHPYHGRRTSSGEVYDMYQLTAAHREIPLGSWVEVINLTNGRSLTVRINDRGPFVDGRIIDLSYASARLLGVVGPGVAPVRVRLTQAPQPAPGPARYSVQVASFVEESNALALKAELEQKGAGVYLVKAQINGEVYYRVRVGQFVSHPEAKTAAERLASLGYRVLITYSEDRL